From the genome of Glycine max cultivar Williams 82 chromosome 2, Glycine_max_v4.0, whole genome shotgun sequence, one region includes:
- the LOC100499984 gene encoding uncharacterized protein — protein MMWSFASNALTSIGLKRGSKQPSQTSAECSDDEVCSNASRDEGLECPICWESFNIVENVPYVLWCGHTLCKNCILGLQWAVVKFPTQQIKIPFFISCPWCHLLSFRIIYKGNLKYPCKNFFLLWMVESLNGDRHKVFSTCTDNQPIWSPKCNLLGSQVTNCNLRRASVSPCSRLLGSNRDVRDNDGETHHFSLHKSLDFFLHFTSKFPLVVIFLLIALFLVPCSAVILVLYFLVTIVFAIPSFLVLYFAYPTIQRLVREITS, from the coding sequence ATGATGTGGAGTTTTGCATCAAATGCCCTTACAAGCATTGGATTGAAAAGAGGCTCCAAACAGCCAAGTCAAACTTCTGCTGAATGCTCAGATGATGAGGTCTGCTCTAATGCCAGCAGAGACGAAGGGCTGGAATGCCCAATATGTTGGGAATCTTTCAACATAGTTGAGAATGTGCCCTACGTCTTATGGTGTGGCCACACCCTCTGTAAAAATTGCATCCTAGGACTGCAATGGGCAGTGGTGAAATTTCCTACTCAGCAAATCAAGATTCCATTCTTCATTTCTTGTCCATGGTGCCACCTGTTATCATTCCGGATCATTTACAAGGGGAATCTTAAATATCCTTGCAAGAACTTCTTCCTTCTCTGGATGGTTGAGAGCCTGAATGGTGATAGGCATAAAGTCTTTTCCACTTGCACAGACAACCAACCAATCTGGTCTCCCAAGTGCAACCTTCTGGGAAGCCAAGTTACTAATTGTAACCTAAGAAGGGCCTCAGTAAGTCCTTGTTCTAGATTGTTGGGATCTAACCGCGATGTTCGTGACAATGATGGAGAAACACACCACTTTTCCCTTCATAAATCCCTCGATTTCTTCCTTCACTTTACATCCAAGTTCCCATTGGTTGTCATTTTCCTTCTGATTGCCCTTTTCTTAGTTCCCTGCAGTGCTGTTATTCTAGTCCTATACTTTCTAGTCACTATTGTTTTTGCTATACCATCATTCCTCGTCTTGTACTTTGCATACCCTACGATCCAGAGGCTGGTAAGAGAAATAACATCTTAA
- the LOC100802532 gene encoding remorin 1.4 — protein MENFLNQMRDSKITFQKTQSFKGEKKQGGENWLQKQFSRKRSGDHDSRDMDHAAAVAAAAFAINLQDVSEQKSETLEASLTKTKSKVDGPKPPIPLLNSASKRLSGSFRSKNDQGKKPEETITPAPSMRKSSTFSDEKPESSTKPSPVRQPTVTERRTKADEWERAEFQEIRQRYDKLREVIDSWENKKKMKARRKLDKEERGVAQRRMKALEDFQNKITAIDQIADGARTKAEESRRNEEQKTKEKANVIRTTGEMPGICFCFCF, from the exons ATGGAGAATTTTTTGAATCAGATGAG GGATTCGAAAATAACATTTCAGAAGACTCAATCTTTCaaag GAGAGAAGAAACAGGGTGGTGAGAATTGGCTCCAGAAACAGTTTTCAAGGAAAAGGAGTGGTGATCATGACTCCAGAGACATGGACCACGCTGCTGCGGTAGCTGCTGCTGCATTCGCAATCAACTTGCAAGATGTTTCTGAACAGAAGAGTGAGACCCTAGAGGCCTCATTGACAAAGACCAAAAGCAAGGTTGATGGCCCAAAACCTCCAATTCCCCTACTTAATAGTGCTTCCAAGCGATTGTCAG GTTCATTTAGATCTAAGAATGACCAAGGTAAGAAGCCAGAAGAGACCATTACCCCTGCACCATCAATGAGAAAGAGTTCAACTTTCTCTGATGAAAAGCCTGAGTCTTCAACAAAGCCTTCCCCTGTAAGACAACCAACTGTTACCGAAAGGCGCACAAAAGCAGATGAATGGGAGAGAGCCGAGTTTCAAGAGATCAGACAAAG GTACGACAAGTTGAGAGAGGTGATAGATTCAtgggaaaacaaaaagaagatgAAAGCTAGACGCAAgctggataaggaagag AGAGGAGTTGCGCAAAGAAGGATGAAAGCTTTGGAAGATTTTCAGAATAAGATTACGGCTATAGATCAAATTGCAGATGGAGCGAGAACCAAGGCGGAAGAAAGCCGGAGGAATGAAGAACAAAAGACAAAAGAGAAGGCAAATGTAATTCGAACAACAGGCGAGATGCCTGGCATTTGCTTCTGCTTCTGCTTCTGA
- the LOC100803057 gene encoding heparanase-like protein 2 gives MDLKVTLCYVVLLLLFSLSSAEDVKLEVKGVASIANTDDNFICATLDWWPANKCDYDQCPWGQAGILNLDLDNKILTNAVKAFNPLRIRLGGSLEDQIVYQFGKQKKCPHFKKKADGLFGFSQACLPKVRWDEVNDFFNKTGVKLIFGLNALTGKRNSAEDKKNWVGNWNPKNAISLMKYTISKGYKIDSYELGNELCAEGISARVDSVEYAKDITRLRHIVNLLYPIASTRPKVLGPGGFYGKEWFSSFLMNVGPGVVDGITHHIYNLGAGVDKDLINRVQDPYLLSQVAETYKSVAQAVKEFTPWAGPWVGESGGAYNSGGKDVSNTFVNGFWYLDQLGMTSTLNHKVYCRQSLIGGNYGLLNTTTFIPNPDYYGALLWHRLMGSKVLSVSHEGSPFLRTYAHCSKKGPGITVLLINMSNSTTFNVFLINDMNLYPVLNTVRSVPMKMREEYHLTPRDGNIQSDVVMLNGTPLVLTKSLDIAEMKPKLVDPSSSIKAGPDSIVFVQIKSFNAPACA, from the exons atGGATTTGAAAGTAACTCTATGTTATgttgttcttttattattattttccctGTCTTCAGCAGAAGATGTTAAACTCGAAGTGAAAGGGGTGGCAAGCATCGCTAACACAGATGATAATTTTATCTGCGCAACATTGGACTGGTGGCCTGCTAATAAGTGTGACTATGACCAGTGTCCATGGGGACAAGCAGGCATTCTCAATCTG GACTTGGATaacaaaattctaacaaatGCTGTCAAGG CATTTAATCCCCTGAGGATCAGATTAGGTGGCTCACTGGAAGATCAGATTGTTTACCAATTTGGGAAGCAAAAGAAATGCCCACATTTCAAAAAGAAGGCTGATGGTCTTTTTGGTTTCAGCCAAGCCTGCCTTCCCAAAGTGAGATGGGATGAAGTAAATGACTTCTTTAACAAAACTGG agtgaaattaatttttgggtTGAATGCTCTCACTGGGAAGAGAAATTCTGCAGAGGACAAGAAGAACTGGGTTGGAAATTGGAATCCAAAAAATGCAATAAGTCTCATGAAGTACACAATATCAAAAGGATACAAAATAGATTCATATGAATTGG GAAATGAGCTATGTGCTGAGGGGATATCAGCCAGAGTAGACAGTGTTGAATATGCTAAAGACATCACTAGGCTCAGACATATAGTTAATCTACTGTACCCAATTGCTTCTACAAGGCCTAAAGTGCTAGGACCTGGTGGTTTCTATGGTAAGGAATGGTTTTCTAGCTTCTTAATGAATGTTGGGCCTGGTGTGGTTGATGGAATCACTCACCACATTTACAACCTTGGTGCTG GTGTTGACAAGGATCTCATCAATAGGGTTCAAGACCCATATTTATTGAGCCAAGTTGCTGAAACTTACAAAAGTGTAGCTCAAGCAGTCAAGGAATTCACACCATGGGCTGGACCATGGGTTGGGGAATCTGGTGGAGCCTATAACAGTGGTGGCAAAGATGTGTCAAATACTTTTGTTAATGGCTTTTG GTACTTGGATCAGCTGGGCATGACATCAACCTTAAACCACAAGGTTTATTGTAGACAAAGTCTAATCGGAGGAAACTATGGTTTGCTAAACACCACAACCTTTATTCCTAACCCGGATTATTATGG AGCTCTTCTGTGGCATCGACTTATGGGAAGCAAAGTGCTTTCTGTTTCTCACGAAGGATCTCCATTTCTGCGTACATATGCTCATTGTTCAAAGAAAGGG CCTGGTATCACTGTGCTACTCATAAACATGTCCAATTCCACAACTTTCAATGTGTTCCTCATCAATGACATGAATCTGTACCCGGTCCTGAACACAGTACGAAGTGTACCAATGAAGATGAGGGAAGAATACCATTTGACACCAAGAGATGGTAACATTCAAAGTGATGTGGTGATGTTGAATGGAACTCCATTGGTGCTGACCAAGTCACTAGACATTGCAGAAATGAAACCAAAGCTGGTTGATCCATCTTCTTCAATCAAAGCAGGGCCTGATTCCATAGTATTTGTACAAATCAAGAGCTTCAATGCACCAGCATGCGCATAA
- the LOC100805183 gene encoding pentatricopeptide repeat-containing protein At2g20540, translated as MSSCSKRCLVLLEKCKNVNHLKQAHAQVFTTGLDTNTFALSRLLAFCSHPYQGSLTYACRVFERIHHPTLCICNTIIKTFLVNGNFYGTFHVFTKMLHNGLGPDNYTIPYVLKACAALRDCSLGKMVHGYSSKLGLVFDIFVGNSLMAMYSVCGDVIAARHVFDEMPRLSAVSWSVMISGYAKVGDVDSARLFFDEAPEKDRGIWGAMISGYVQNSCFKEGLYLFRLLQLTHVVPDESIFVSILSACAHLGALDIGIWIHRYLNRKTVSLSIRLSTSLLDMYAKCGNLELAKRLFDSMPERDIVCWNAMISGLAMHGDGASALKMFSEMEKTGIKPDDITFIAVFTACSYSGMAHEGLQLLDKMSSLYEIEPKSEHYGCLVDLLSRAGLFGEAMVMIRRITSTSWNGSEETLAWRAFLSACCNHGQAQLAERAAKRLLRLENHSGVYVLLSNLYAASGKHSDARRVRNMMRNKGVDKAPGCSSVEIDGVVSEFIAGEETHPQMEEIHSVLEILHMQLD; from the coding sequence ATGTCAAGTTGCAGCAAGAGATGCCTAGTACTGTTGGAAAAGTGCAAGAACGTGAATCACCTCAAGCAGGCCCATGCCCAAGTATTCACCACTGGCCTTGACACCAACACCTTTGCCCTAAGCAGGCTTTTGGCTTTCTGCTCCCACCCTTATCAGGGAAGCCTCACCTATGCATGCAGAGTCTTTGAACGCATTCACCACCCCACACTTTGCATATGCAACACCATAATCAAAACCTTCCTCGTCAATGGAAACTTCTATGGCACCTTTCACGTCTTCACCAAGATGCTACACAATGGTTTGGGCCCTGACAACTACACCATCCCTTATGTGTTGAAGGCTTGTGCAGCCCTTAGAGATTGTTCTTTGGGGAAAATGGTTCATGGGTACAGTTCAAAATTGGGTCTTGTGTTTGATATCTTTGTGGGCAATAGTTTGATGGCAATGTATTCTGTGTGTGGGGATGTGATTGCTGCAAGGCACgtgtttgatgaaatgcctAGGTTGAGTGCAGTGTCTTGGAGTGTGATGATCTCGGGGTATGCCAAAGTGGGTGATGTTGATTCAGCTAGGTTGTTCTTTGATGAAGCACCTGAGAAGGATAGGGGAATTTGGGGTGCCATGATTTCTGGGTATGTACAAAACAGTTGCTTCAAGGAAGGACTCTATTTGTTTCGTTTGTTGCAGTTGACTCATGTGGTTCCTGATGAGTCTATATTTGTGAGCATTCTTTCTGCTTGTGCTCATTTGGGGGCTTTGGATATTGGAATCTGGATACACAGATACTTGAATCGAAAAACGGTGTCGTTGAGCATTCGTTTGAGTACTAGTTTGCTAGACATGTATGCTAAATGTGGGAATTTGGAGTTGGCTAAAAGATTGTTTGACTCGATGCCGGAGAGAGACATCGTGTGTTGGAATGCCATGATTTCTGGTTTGGCTATGCATGGAGATGGAGCAAGTGCACTCAAAATGTTTTCCGAAATGGAAAAGACTGGGATAAAGCCTGATGATATAACATTCATAGCTGTTTTCACTGCTTGTAGTTATTCAGGAATGGCACATGAAGGTTTGCAGTTGCTAGATAAGATGAGTAGTCTGTACGAAATTGAGCCCAAGAGTGAACATTATGGTTGTCTAGTTGACTTGTTAAGCCGAGCCGGGCTTTTCGGAGAAGCAATGGTTATGATAAGAAGGATAACTTCTACCTCATGGAATGGCTCAGAAGAGACATTGGCTTGGAGAGCATTTCTGAGTGCATGCTGCAACCATGGACAAGCTCAACTAGCCGAACGAGCGGCCAAAAGACTCTTGCGGTTGGAGAATCATAGTGGGGTCtatgttttgctttcaaatttgtaTGCAGCATCTGGGAAACACAGTGATGCCAGAAGGGTGAGGAATATGATGAGAAACAAAGGGGTGGACAAGGCACCTGGTTGTAGCTCAGTGGAGATTGATGGGGTTGTGAGTGAGTTCATTGCTGGTGAAGAAACGCATCCACAAATGGAGGAAATACACTCAGTTTTGGAGATATTGCATATGCAGTTAGACTAG
- the LOC100804120 gene encoding heparanase-like protein 2: protein MNVKTTICCVLLLLFSTSSAKDVDLRVKGVTSIATTDENFICATLDWWPPNKCDYNDCPWGNAGILNLDLYNDIFLNAVKAFNPLRIRLGGSLEDWLVYQFGKQRECPLFQKKNDGLFGFSKGCLPKKKWDEINHFFNKTGVKLTFGLNALSGKKPSKEDKKNWKGDWDPTNAIDLMEYTISKGYNIDSYELGNELCADGVSARIDSVQYAKDITQLRKTVNLLYQDANTRPKVLGPAGFYGKEWFDSFLQNVGHGVVDGVTHHIYNLGSGNDKDLINKIQDPYYLSQVAQTFKDVSDAVKEFEPSSGPWVGESGGAYNSGGKDVSNTFVNGFWYLDQLGMTSTFNHKVYCRQALVGGNYGLLDTTTFIPNPDYYGALLWHRLMGSKVLSVSHEGSPYLRAYVHCSKTESGIAVLLINMSNSTTFEVSLLNDMNLYPEVVFKNTQREEYHLTPKDGNIQSKVVLLNGTPLVLTQSLHIPEMKPKLVDPSSPVKVKHDSIVFVHSKSFNAPACM, encoded by the exons ATGAATGTGAAAACAACCATATGTTGTGTTctccttttattattttccaCATCTTCAGCTAAAGATGTGGACCTTAGAGTGAAAGGGGTGACAAGCATTGCTACCACAGATGAAAACTTTATCTGTGCGACTCTAGATTGGTGGCCTCCTAACAAGTGTGACTACAACGATTGTCCTTGGGGAAATGCAGGCATTCTCAAtctg GACTTGTATAATGATATTTTCTTAAATGCCGTCAAGG CATTTAATCCCTTGAGGATCAGACTAGGAGGTTCACTCGAAGATTGGCTTGTTTACCAATTTGGGAAACAACGGGAATGCCccctttttcaaaagaaaaatgatggtCTCTTTGGTTTCAGCAAAGGCTGCCTTCCCAAGAAGAAATGGGATGAAATAAATCACTTTTTCAACAAAACTGG GGTGAAACTCACTTTTGGATTAAATGCTCTGTCTGGAAAGAAACCTTCCAAGGAGGACAAGAAGAACTGGAAAGGAGACTGGGATCCAACAAATGCCATAGATCTCATGGAGTACACAATTTCGAAAGGATACAATATAGATTCATATGAATTAG GAAATGAGTTATGCGCTGATGGGGTAAGTGCCAGAATAGACAGTGTTCAATATGCTAAAGACATCACTCAGCTCAGAAAAACAGTTAATCTACTATACCAAGATGCAAATACAAGGCCAAAGGTACTAGGCCCTGCTGGTTTCTATGGTAAGGAATGGTTTGATAGCTTCTTACAGAATGTTGGACACGGTGTGGTTGATGGAGTAACTCACCACATTTACAACCTTGGTTCTG GTAATGATAAGGATCTTATCAACAAGATTCAAGACCCATATTATTTGAGTCAAGTTGCTCAAACATTCAAAGATGTCTCGGATGCAGTGAAAGAATTCGAACCGTCGTCAGGACCATGGGTTGGGGAATCTGGTGGAGCCTATAACAGTGGTGGCAAAGATGTGTCAAATACTTTTGTTAATGGCTTTTG GTACCTTGACCAGCTGGGAATGACATCAACCTTCAACCACAAAGTTTATTGTAGACAAGCACTAGTTGGAGGAAACTATGGTTTGCTAGACACCACAACCTTCATTCCTAACCCAGATTATTATGG AGCTCTTTTGTGGCATCGCTTAATGGGAAGCAAAGTGCTTTCTGTTTCTCATGAAGGATCGCCATATTTGCGTGCATACGTTCATTGCTCGAAGACAGAG TCTGGTATCGCCGTGCTACTCATAAACATGTCCAATTCCACCACTTTCGAAGTATCACTACTCAATGACATGAATCTGTACCCGGAAGTAGTTTTTAAAAACACGCAGAGAGAAGAGTACCATTTGACACCCAAAGATGGTAACATTCAAAGTAAGGTGGTGCTGTTGAATGGAACTCCACTAGTGCTGACCCAGTCACTCCACATCCCAGAAATGAAACCAAAGCTGGTTGATCCATCTTCTCCAGTCAAAGTGAAGCATGATTCAATTGTGTTCGTGCATAGCAAGAGTTTCAATGCACCAGCGTGTATGTAG